From the Candidatus Dormiibacterota bacterium genome, one window contains:
- a CDS encoding aspartate aminotransferase family protein encodes MKLVKEFPDSDSQEEWLARERAHLSQVLYRYTPLVIDRAQGSYLYTVDGRRYLDFASGIGVTNLGHGHPEVVKAAHEQLDKLMHISVVAHHQPAIELAERIASLAPGKLDKVFFANSGAEAVEGAIKLARYTTGRPGLIAFQGAFHGRTYGALSLTASKGYYRERYEPLLPAVYHVPYPYPYRNPTGTDEAATLDYVFSFIDEMLDTRVPPKNVAAFIVEPVLGEGGYVVPPPAFMPRLRTLCDRHGILLIADEVQSGYGRTGRMFACEHSGVVPDIMTLAKSIASGLPLSAVVATSKLMDQWEPAAHGSTFGGNPVSCAAGIATLDVIKREHVLENATDKGAQLISRLRELQRRTPSIGEVRGLGLMVGIELVKQDGSPDKDLQKKIRKVCLDSGMVVLSCGPHDNVLRLIPPLNISQAELDEGWEILNGAFQEVAAA; translated from the coding sequence ATGAAACTCGTCAAGGAATTTCCCGACAGCGATAGCCAGGAGGAGTGGCTGGCGCGTGAACGCGCCCATCTCTCCCAGGTTCTTTATCGCTACACGCCGCTCGTCATCGATCGCGCGCAGGGCTCCTATCTCTACACGGTCGACGGGCGGCGGTATCTCGATTTCGCCTCGGGGATCGGAGTCACTAACCTGGGGCACGGCCATCCGGAAGTGGTCAAGGCCGCGCACGAACAGCTCGACAAGCTGATGCACATCTCCGTCGTCGCCCACCATCAGCCGGCCATCGAGCTCGCGGAGCGGATCGCTTCGTTGGCGCCGGGCAAGCTCGACAAGGTCTTCTTCGCGAACAGCGGCGCCGAAGCGGTGGAGGGGGCCATCAAGCTGGCCCGGTACACCACCGGGCGGCCCGGGCTGATCGCCTTCCAGGGCGCGTTCCATGGCCGCACCTATGGAGCCCTCTCGTTGACCGCCTCGAAGGGCTACTACCGGGAGCGCTACGAACCGCTGCTGCCGGCGGTTTACCACGTGCCCTATCCCTATCCCTATCGCAACCCGACTGGCACGGACGAGGCCGCGACGCTGGACTATGTCTTTAGCTTCATCGACGAGATGCTCGACACGCGCGTGCCGCCAAAGAACGTCGCCGCCTTCATCGTCGAGCCGGTGTTGGGTGAAGGGGGGTATGTCGTTCCGCCGCCGGCGTTCATGCCGCGGCTGCGAACCCTATGCGACCGGCACGGCATCCTGCTGATCGCCGATGAGGTGCAATCGGGCTACGGCCGTACCGGCAGGATGTTCGCCTGCGAGCACAGCGGTGTCGTTCCGGACATCATGACGCTGGCCAAGTCCATCGCCTCCGGCCTGCCACTGAGTGCCGTGGTCGCCACCTCGAAGCTCATGGACCAGTGGGAACCGGCCGCGCACGGCTCGACCTTCGGCGGTAATCCAGTCTCGTGCGCCGCCGGTATCGCGACCCTCGACGTCATCAAGCGCGAGCATGTCCTGGAGAACGCGACCGACAAAGGTGCGCAACTGATCAGCCGGCTGCGCGAGCTGCAGCGGCGGACGCCGTCGATCGGCGAGGTCCGCGGCCTTGGGCTGATGGTCGGTATCGAGTTGGTCAAGCAGGATGGGTCCCCCGACAAGGACCTGCAGAAGAAGATCCGGAAGGTGTGCCTCGATTCCGGGATGGTCGTCTTGAGCTGCGGCCCGCACGACAACGTCCTGCGCTTGATACCGCCGCTCAATATTTCGCAAGCCGAGCTCGACGAGGGATGGGAGATCTTGAATGGGGCGTTTCAGGAGGTGGCAGCAGCATGA
- a CDS encoding aldehyde dehydrogenase family protein, whose protein sequence is MSQTMTSERGQRTDAKTYKNYIGGHWVESKSGRTFTSTNPAHKDQVLGVMQASNADDVNAAIEAAVKAFPGWRHTPAPVRGEIVLKAALIIEARKEELARLMTQEMGKVLKEARGDVQEAIDMGKYAAGLGRHPHGETVPSELRNKWAMTARVPLGVVACITPWNFPMAIPSWKIFPALMAGNSVVFKPASDTPIVATKLVEILEEAGLPGGVLNLVTGSGKDVGDVLVKDPRVQGISFTGSTDAGRHIAEIAGRNLKRLGLELGGKNAIVVLDDADLPLAVDGAVWAAFGTSGQRCTAASRLIVDRKVASEFIDLLQERAAKMKVGDGLQPDTDMGPVINEAALKKVHEYTEIGKKEHARLVHGGDFAGSEGWFYRPTIFADGKKEMRMAQEEIFGPSTLVLPVSNLEEALEVANSTQYGLSMSIYTNDLRKAFHAMEEMQSGIVYVNAPTIGAEIQLPFGGVKNTGNGHREAGTVALDEFTEWKTIYVDYSGRLQRAQIDTGE, encoded by the coding sequence ATGAGCCAGACGATGACGAGCGAGCGGGGCCAGAGGACGGACGCGAAGACCTATAAGAACTACATCGGCGGCCACTGGGTGGAGTCGAAAAGCGGGCGGACCTTTACCTCGACCAACCCGGCGCACAAGGACCAGGTGCTGGGCGTGATGCAGGCGTCGAACGCGGACGACGTGAACGCCGCCATCGAGGCCGCCGTGAAAGCATTTCCCGGTTGGCGGCATACGCCGGCGCCGGTCCGGGGCGAGATCGTCCTCAAGGCCGCCTTGATCATCGAGGCGCGCAAAGAAGAGTTGGCGCGGCTGATGACCCAGGAGATGGGCAAGGTCCTCAAAGAGGCCCGTGGTGACGTGCAGGAAGCGATCGACATGGGCAAGTACGCGGCGGGCCTGGGCCGTCATCCGCATGGAGAGACTGTGCCGTCGGAGCTGCGGAACAAGTGGGCCATGACGGCGCGGGTTCCGCTCGGCGTGGTCGCCTGCATCACGCCCTGGAACTTTCCGATGGCGATCCCCTCGTGGAAGATCTTTCCGGCGTTGATGGCGGGCAATTCCGTGGTGTTCAAGCCGGCCTCCGACACGCCCATCGTCGCCACCAAGCTGGTCGAGATCCTCGAGGAGGCGGGACTGCCCGGCGGGGTGCTGAATCTCGTCACCGGCAGCGGGAAGGACGTGGGCGACGTGCTGGTCAAGGATCCGCGGGTCCAGGGCATCTCGTTTACCGGCTCGACCGACGCGGGCCGGCACATCGCCGAAATCGCCGGCCGCAACCTGAAGCGGCTGGGCCTGGAGCTGGGCGGCAAGAACGCGATCGTCGTCCTCGATGACGCGGACCTGCCGTTGGCCGTCGACGGCGCGGTGTGGGCCGCCTTCGGAACATCCGGCCAGCGCTGCACGGCGGCCTCGCGGCTGATCGTCGACAGGAAAGTCGCGAGCGAGTTCATCGACCTCCTGCAGGAGCGCGCCGCCAAGATGAAAGTCGGCGACGGCCTGCAGCCGGACACCGACATGGGTCCGGTGATCAACGAGGCCGCGCTCAAGAAGGTCCATGAGTACACCGAGATCGGCAAGAAGGAGCATGCGCGGCTGGTGCACGGCGGCGACTTCGCCGGGAGTGAGGGCTGGTTCTACCGGCCCACGATTTTCGCCGACGGCAAGAAGGAGATGCGCATGGCGCAGGAGGAGATCTTCGGTCCCTCCACGCTCGTCCTGCCGGTCAGCAACCTCGAGGAAGCGCTCGAGGTGGCGAATTCCACCCAGTACGGATTGTCGATGTCGATTTACACCAACGACCTGCGCAAGGCCTTCCACGCCATGGAAGAGATGCAGTCCGGCATCGTCTACGTCAACGCGCCGACGATCGGCGCGGAGATCCAGCTCCCCTTTGGCGGCGTGAAGAACACCGGCAACGGTCATCGCGAGGCCGGCACGGTGGCCCTCGACGAATTCACGGAGTGGAAGACGATCTACGTCGATTACAGCGGCCGGCTGCAGCGGGCCCAGATCGATACGGGGGAATAA
- a CDS encoding alpha/beta hydrolase, whose translation MEDDLRRLQRPAAAGPDRYGGISTAVSAQNIQYIDVGQRRVRYLDQGSGHPLLLCHGFIGSLENFHTWGPAFSGHRRVLIPDLPGCGETAAGNPPFTVATHAEFLRAFAERLGLEEHDVGGICLGATVALEYASRFPDRIARLVLHTPIYSPQTLRSAFKRQVAAFTAAPVFWSVDRLRRNRMVSDLYKRFLVEGPGVDPYDAQVNFDNQVRADGRAARQWLRDGITRDYRDFLKGWRKPALVVVAADDRTVDVNAIRNLRDLMPQAQVRVIESAGHGWTPTLIAAQVEAISAFLKT comes from the coding sequence GTGGAAGACGATCTACGTCGATTACAGCGGCCGGCTGCAGCGGGCCCAGATCGATACGGGGGAATAAGCACCGCGGTCAGCGCGCAGAACATCCAGTACATCGACGTCGGGCAGCGGAGGGTTCGGTACCTCGACCAGGGATCGGGCCATCCGCTGCTTCTCTGTCATGGGTTCATCGGCTCGCTCGAGAACTTCCATACATGGGGCCCGGCGTTCAGCGGCCATCGGCGGGTGTTGATCCCCGACCTGCCCGGATGCGGTGAGACGGCGGCCGGCAATCCACCATTCACGGTAGCCACCCACGCGGAGTTCCTCCGCGCCTTCGCGGAGCGGCTGGGACTCGAGGAGCACGATGTCGGCGGCATCTGCCTGGGGGCGACGGTTGCCCTCGAGTACGCGTCCCGCTTCCCGGACCGGATTGCGCGGCTCGTCTTGCACACGCCGATCTACTCGCCGCAGACGCTGCGGTCGGCGTTCAAGCGACAGGTTGCCGCCTTCACCGCCGCCCCTGTCTTCTGGTCGGTCGACCGGCTGCGCCGCAACCGAATGGTGTCAGATCTCTATAAGCGGTTCCTGGTTGAAGGCCCCGGCGTCGACCCCTACGATGCGCAGGTGAACTTCGACAATCAGGTGCGGGCCGACGGGCGCGCCGCCCGCCAGTGGTTGCGTGACGGGATCACCCGCGACTATCGCGACTTCCTCAAGGGTTGGCGCAAACCGGCCCTCGTCGTCGTCGCAGCTGACGACCGCACTGTCGACGTCAATGCCATCCGCAACCTGCGCGATTTGATGCCGCAAGCCCAGGTCCGGGTGATCGAATCGGCGGGGCATGGGTGGACGCCAACCTTGATTGCCGCACAGGTCGAGGCCATTTCCGCGTTTCTCAAGACGTGA
- a CDS encoding arginase family protein, producing the protein MSEHFFNTAGLEPWGGLKRPAPGIRPDVRILGVPMDRGSLYRPGAAKAPAELRKLSAIFAPVSEHAELFDTVTIQDDGDLTLVDGDMGANVDAVAAAIEKTPTGTLPLVLGGDHTTVSPTLIAQQRRLNGRLSILYIDAHPDLNDSSRHTRWSNGCALRRGLELGQIDPRKVMLLGCRDYDWEEVEFIRKMGVTLVTAATAHRWTGSQLADEIGSRIGSDALHISLDIDSLDPSIAPGTGVPSAGGLTSRELLDFLHQLRGVRLAGLDVDEVAPPLDVGHVTSLAALKFIFEYLGMVKLGRTA; encoded by the coding sequence GTGAGCGAACATTTTTTCAACACCGCCGGGCTCGAGCCGTGGGGTGGCCTCAAACGACCGGCGCCGGGGATCCGGCCCGATGTTCGAATCCTGGGCGTGCCCATGGATCGGGGTTCTCTCTACCGTCCGGGTGCGGCCAAGGCGCCGGCCGAGCTGCGAAAGCTGTCCGCGATCTTCGCCCCAGTCAGCGAGCACGCTGAGCTCTTCGACACGGTCACCATCCAGGACGATGGCGACCTGACGCTGGTCGACGGCGACATGGGCGCCAATGTCGACGCGGTCGCCGCGGCAATCGAAAAAACGCCCACGGGCACGCTGCCGCTCGTGCTTGGGGGCGACCACACCACCGTCAGCCCGACGTTGATCGCCCAGCAACGCCGCCTCAATGGACGGCTCAGCATCCTCTACATCGACGCGCATCCGGACCTGAATGACTCCTCTCGCCATACCCGCTGGTCGAATGGCTGCGCCCTGCGGCGAGGGCTCGAGCTCGGTCAGATCGATCCCAGGAAGGTGATGCTGCTGGGCTGCCGCGACTACGACTGGGAAGAGGTGGAGTTCATTCGCAAGATGGGCGTCACCTTGGTCACCGCCGCGACCGCGCATCGCTGGACGGGCTCCCAGCTGGCGGACGAAATCGGCTCACGCATCGGCAGCGACGCGCTGCATATCTCGCTCGACATCGACTCACTCGACCCCTCGATCGCACCGGGGACCGGCGTTCCCTCCGCCGGCGGGCTCACCTCGCGCGAGCTGCTCGACTTCCTTCACCAGCTGCGCGGCGTGCGGCTTGCCGGGCTCGACGTCGATGAAGTCGCGCCGCCGCTCGACGTCGGGCACGTCACGAGCCTGGCGGCGCTCAAGTTCATCTTCGAGTACCTCGGGATGGTGAAGCTCGGAAGAACGGCCTGA